CCGCATCTCCACCAAGAAGTGGGAGGTCGACGAGGGCACGGTCCACCGCCTGCCCACCGACGGCAAGGGCCGTGCGGTCTACGGCAATCCGGAGGGCGTCTCCTGGATCTCGTCCGACCATGTGGTGATCGTGTCCGACCGGGCGAAGAAGGGCGCGGGGAGCGAGCGCTTCCGTGCGAAGGACCAGTCGATCCACCTGTTCCTGATCCCGGGCAACAACGGCTGACCCGCTCACCGAGCTGCTCGCCGGCCTATTCGGCCTCGGCCGCCCACAGGCCGCGTACGTGACCGAGGTGACGGGTCATGACCGCGCGTACGGCGTCCTCGTCGCGGGCGAGCAGCGCGTCCAGGATCTCCAGGTGCTCCTCGGCCGACGCCTCCAGGCGCCCCGCGTCGACGAGCGCCTGGAGTCCGTACAGGCGTGAGCGCTTGCGCAGGTCGCCGACCACCTCGACCAGGTGGTCGTTGCCGCCGAGCGCGAGCAGCCCGAGGTGGAAGCGGATGTCGGCCTCGACGTACGCGATGAGGTCGCCGTCCGCCGCCGCCGTGACGATCGCCTGCGCCGCCGGGCGCAGCGCTTCGAGCGCGGCGGGGTCCGCCGACGTGGCGAGCTCCGCGGTGGTGGGGATCTCGATCAGCGCGCGGATGTGCTTGTACTCGTCGAGCTGCTTCTCGGAGACGGCAGTGACCCGGAAGCCCTTGTTCGGCACCGTGTCGACGAGCCCCTCCTTGGCGAGGTCGAGCATGGCCTCGCGGACCGGGGTGGCGGAGACGCCGAAGCGCACGGCGAGGGTGGGCGCGGAGTAGATCTCACCCGCGCGGAGTTCACCGGCGATGAGCGCGGCCCGCAGCGCGTCCGCCACCCGCTCGCGGTAGCTGCTGCGCGTACCGCCCAGGCTCGGCAGGGCCGCGGGGGCGGCGGACGGGGCGGGGTTGCGACGGGCGGCCATGGGGTCGCTCCTCCTTGGTGCAATGTCACGTGCCACGAGTATCCCAGGCCGCGGAGATCCGTCAGAAGGGCCCTAGAGAACGAACCCCGCCGGGAAGGGGTCGTCCGGGTCGAGGAGGTACTGCGCGGTGCCCGTCACCCAGGCACGCCCGGTGAAGCTGGGCAGCACCGCCGGGATGCCCGCGACGTCCGTGGTCCCGAGCAGCCGCCCGCTGAAGCGCGTGCCGATGAAGGATTCGTTGACGAACTCGGTGTCCAGGGGCAGTTCGCCGCGCGCGTGGAGCTGGGCCATGCGCGCGCTCGTCCCGGTGCCGCACGGCGAGCGGTCGAACCAGCCGGGGTGGATGGCCATCGCGTGCCGGGAGTACCGGGCGGTGGCGCCGGGTGCGTGGAGGTGGACGTGGTGGCAGCCGCGGATGGACGGGTCCTCGGGGTGCACCGGTTCGTCGGCGGTGTTGATGGCCTCCATGAGGGAGAGGCCCGCCGCGAGGATGTCGTCCTTGCGTCCGCGCTCGAAGGGCAGGCCGAACTGGTCCAGGGGCAGGATGGCGTAGAAGTTGCCGCCGTAGGCCAGGTCGTAGGTGACCGTACGGCCGTCGGGCAGGGTGATCTTGCGGTCGAGGCCGACGGCGAAGGACGGCACGTTCTTGAGGGTGACGGCCTTCGCCGCGCCGTTCTCGACGGCCACCTCGGCGACGACGAGGCCCGCCGGGGTGTCGAGACGGATCGTGGTGACCGGCTCGACGACCTCGACCATGCCGGTCTCGACGAGGACGGTGGCGACGCCGATGGTGCCGTGCCCGCACATCGGCAGATAGCCCGAGACCTCGATGTAGATCACGCCGTAGTCGCAGTCGGGCCGGGTGGGCGGCTGGAGGATCGCGCCGCTCATCGCCGCGTGGCCGCGCGGCTCGTTCATCAGGAGCTGTTTGATGTCGTCGCGGTGCTCGCGGAAGTGGAGCCTGCGCTCGTTCATCGTCGCGCCGGGGACGGTGCCGATGCCGCCGGTGATCACTCGCGTCGGCATGCCTTCGGTGTGCGAGTCGACCGCGTGCAGGACGAGTTTGCTGCGCATGTGCGGTGCCTTTCGCTGGGTACGGCTGTCAGGTCGTCGCCGGGTACGGCTGTCAGGTGAGCCCGGCGGCGATGGCCCGCTCCGTGGCGGTGCGCACGGCCTGCTCCTGCTCGGGCAGCAGCGGCACGCGCGGGGGGCGGCAGGGGCCGCCGTGGCGCCCCGCGAGGTCCATGGACAGCTTGATGGCCTGCACGAACTCGGGCCTGGAGTCCCAGCGGAGCAGCGGGTGCAGCTGCCGGTAGAGCTTGCCCGCCGTGCCCAGGTCGCCGGCCACGGCGGCGCGGTACAGCTCGACGGACGCGGCGGGCAGCATGTTCGGGTAGCCCGCGACCCAGCCCTTGGCGCCCGCGAGGGCGAGTTCGAGCAGGACGTCGTCGGCGCCGATCAACAGGTCGAGTTCGGGGGCGAGTTCGGCGATGCGGTAGGCGCGGCGTACGTCGCCGGAGAACTCCTTGACGGCGTGTATGTACCCCTCGGCGTGCAGCTTCGCGAGGAGCTCGGGCACGAGGTCGACCTTGGTGTCGATGGGGTTGTTGTACGCGACGACGGGGAGGCCCGCCTTGGCGACCTCCTCGTAGTGGGCGAGGACGGAGCGCTCGTCGGCGCGGTAGGCGTTGGGCGGGAGCAGCATCACGGAGGCGCAGCCCGCGTCCTTGGCCTGCTCGGCCCAGCGGCGGGCCTCGGCGGAGCCGTAGGCGGCGACGCCGGGCATCACACGCTGCCCGCCGACCGCCGCGACGGCGGTCTCCACGACCTTGGCGCGCTCCTCGGGGGTGAGGACCTGGTACTCGCCGAGGGATCCGTTGGGCGCGACGCCGTCGCAGCCGTTCTCGACCAGCCAGGCGCAGTGCTCGGCGAACTTGCCGTAGTCGACGGACAGGTCGTCGTTCATCGGGAGTGCGGTGGCGACGAGGACTCCGTGCCAGGGGCGGGGACGGTCTGCTGCGGGCGGGTTCATGGGAGTGGTCCCTTCGTTGCGGTGCGGGGCGGCGCGGGGCGGAGGTGCGGGGAGGTGCGGGGAGGTGCGGTGGCTAGAAGGGGCCCGGTTCGTCGTCGGCGGTCCGTGCGAGCACTCCGAGCGGTACCGGCCGGGCGAACGGCCGACGCGCGGAACCCTCGGCGCAGCCCGCGAGTCCGGCGACGGCCGCCGCGCACATGCGGCCCTGGCACCAGCCCATGCCGGCCCGGGTCAGGAGTTTCACGGTCCGCACGTCGGTGGCCCCGAGTTCGTCGACGGCCTCGCGGACCGCTGACGCCGGGACCTCCTCGCAGCGGCAGACGAGGGTGTCGTCGCGGAGCTGCTCGGTCCAGTGCGCGGACGGCACGTACACGGCGCCGAGCACGTCGGCGAACTCCCGCGCCTTCGTACGTGCCGTGGCCGCGGCGGCCCATGCGGTCGGGTCGGGCGTACTCCCGCGCAGCCGGGCGGCGGCCGAGCGTCCGGCGATGTGTCCCTCGGCGAGCGAGAGGGCGGCGCCGCCGATGCCGGTGGTCTCGCCTGCGGCCCAGACGCCGGGGACGTCGGTGCGCTGCTCGGCGTCGACGGCGACGTTCGGGCCGTCGACCCGGCAGCCGAGACCCTCGGCGAGATCGGTGTGCGGGAGCATGCCGTGGCCGACGGCGAGGGTGTCGCAGGGGATGCGCCGCTCGGTGCCGGGCCTGACCCGGCCCGCCGCGTCGAGCGCGGCGATGGTCACCGCGTCCAGCGCATCCTTGCCGTGTGCTTCGACGACGGTGTGACGTGACACCAACGGGACGCGATGGCGCAGCAGTTGAGCGGCGTACCCGGCACCTTCGGCGAGCTTGTCCGGATGGGCGGCGAGGGTGGCCGCGTGCCGCGCGAAGGCCTTGGGGTCGGCGGACTCGACCAGGGCGGCGACCTCGGCCCCGGCCGCCGCGAGCCCTGCGGCGACGGGCATGAGCAGCGGGCCCGTCCCGGCCACGACCGCGGTGCGTCCCGGCAGGACGAGGCCTCCCTTGAGCATGGCCTGGGCACCACCGGCGGTCAGCACGCCGGGCAGGGTCCAGCCGGGGAACGGCAGGACTTTCTCGTATCCCCCGGTGGCAAGGAGCACGGCGTCGGCGTGCACCGTCGCGGGCCGCTCCTGCTCGGGGCCGAGGAGCGCATGCACGGTAAAGCGACGCCCGGCCCACGGAGCTTCTCCGCCCGATCCCTCAACCGAACCATCAATCGCTGCCGTATCCCCGAAGTGGCTTTCCACGAACCAGACATGATGCTCAGTCAGGTGCGTGATGCGTCCTGCGGCGATCTGTTCGGCGACTCCGTCCCGCAGCCGTTCCCACGTCCGCCACCGATGATGCAAGGCCTGTGGCCGACGCGCGCCGAGCGCTCCGGCGGGCTGCCGGTAGAACTGTCCGCCCGCCTGCCCCGCGGAGTCCACCACGGTCACCCGCACCCCGCACCGGGCCGCACTCACCGCCGCCGCAAGCCCCGCGGGCCCCGCGCCGATCACGGCAAGCGTGCCGCGCCTGGCCGTCACCGGCCGTCTCCCACGCCATGACCGCTGCCGTGCTGCGTCCGGATCTCGGCGTAAGGTTCGGCCGGTGCCAGACAAGCCCGTTGGTTCGGGCGGCCGTTGATCTCCACCAGGCAGTCGAAGCAGACGCCGATCCCGCAGAAGATGCCCCTCGGTTCGCCGTTGCCCCTCGTGGTGCGCCAGGCGGTGACGCCCGCCGACCAGAGCGCGGCGGCCACCGTCTGGCCCGGCAGGGCCTGGATCTCGCGGCCGTCGAACGTGATGGTGTGCGGTGGGCCCGGCCGGGCGTGGGCCAGGGCCAGGGGGGTGCGTTTGTTCATGGCGCCTCCTCGGGTGTTGATGGCACCTCCTCGGGTGTTCATGGCGCCTCCTCGGGCGGGCGGTCGGCGAAACGGTGCGGGCGGAACGGGTGGAGATCCTGCTCCGGAGTCGCTCCGCTCAGGACCTGGGCGATCAAG
This Streptomyces sp. NBC_01283 DNA region includes the following protein-coding sequences:
- a CDS encoding GntR family transcriptional regulator; protein product: MAARRNPAPSAAPAALPSLGGTRSSYRERVADALRAALIAGELRAGEIYSAPTLAVRFGVSATPVREAMLDLAKEGLVDTVPNKGFRVTAVSEKQLDEYKHIRALIEIPTTAELATSADPAALEALRPAAQAIVTAAADGDLIAYVEADIRFHLGLLALGGNDHLVEVVGDLRKRSRLYGLQALVDAGRLEASAEEHLEILDALLARDEDAVRAVMTRHLGHVRGLWAAEAE
- a CDS encoding proline racemase family protein, which codes for MRSKLVLHAVDSHTEGMPTRVITGGIGTVPGATMNERRLHFREHRDDIKQLLMNEPRGHAAMSGAILQPPTRPDCDYGVIYIEVSGYLPMCGHGTIGVATVLVETGMVEVVEPVTTIRLDTPAGLVVAEVAVENGAAKAVTLKNVPSFAVGLDRKITLPDGRTVTYDLAYGGNFYAILPLDQFGLPFERGRKDDILAAGLSLMEAINTADEPVHPEDPSIRGCHHVHLHAPGATARYSRHAMAIHPGWFDRSPCGTGTSARMAQLHARGELPLDTEFVNESFIGTRFSGRLLGTTDVAGIPAVLPSFTGRAWVTGTAQYLLDPDDPFPAGFVL
- a CDS encoding dihydrodipicolinate synthase family protein, which encodes MNPPAADRPRPWHGVLVATALPMNDDLSVDYGKFAEHCAWLVENGCDGVAPNGSLGEYQVLTPEERAKVVETAVAAVGGQRVMPGVAAYGSAEARRWAEQAKDAGCASVMLLPPNAYRADERSVLAHYEEVAKAGLPVVAYNNPIDTKVDLVPELLAKLHAEGYIHAVKEFSGDVRRAYRIAELAPELDLLIGADDVLLELALAGAKGWVAGYPNMLPAASVELYRAAVAGDLGTAGKLYRQLHPLLRWDSRPEFVQAIKLSMDLAGRHGGPCRPPRVPLLPEQEQAVRTATERAIAAGLT
- a CDS encoding FAD-dependent oxidoreductase — translated: MTARRGTLAVIGAGPAGLAAAVSAARCGVRVTVVDSAGQAGGQFYRQPAGALGARRPQALHHRWRTWERLRDGVAEQIAAGRITHLTEHHVWFVESHFGDTAAIDGSVEGSGGEAPWAGRRFTVHALLGPEQERPATVHADAVLLATGGYEKVLPFPGWTLPGVLTAGGAQAMLKGGLVLPGRTAVVAGTGPLLMPVAAGLAAAGAEVAALVESADPKAFARHAATLAAHPDKLAEGAGYAAQLLRHRVPLVSRHTVVEAHGKDALDAVTIAALDAAGRVRPGTERRIPCDTLAVGHGMLPHTDLAEGLGCRVDGPNVAVDAEQRTDVPGVWAAGETTGIGGAALSLAEGHIAGRSAAARLRGSTPDPTAWAAAATARTKAREFADVLGAVYVPSAHWTEQLRDDTLVCRCEEVPASAVREAVDELGATDVRTVKLLTRAGMGWCQGRMCAAAVAGLAGCAEGSARRPFARPVPLGVLARTADDEPGPF
- a CDS encoding (2Fe-2S)-binding protein, whose product is MNKRTPLALAHARPGPPHTITFDGREIQALPGQTVAAALWSAGVTAWRTTRGNGEPRGIFCGIGVCFDCLVEINGRPNQRACLAPAEPYAEIRTQHGSGHGVGDGR